In a single window of the Papaver somniferum cultivar HN1 chromosome 8, ASM357369v1, whole genome shotgun sequence genome:
- the LOC113305517 gene encoding auxin-induced protein 6B-like, with protein sequence MLYEKVSMQDEKKMKVKKGWLAVQVGLEEEGGFQRFVIPISYLYHSLFKRLLDKAHEVYGYHTNGPLILPCSIRDFLHLKARIDKEVNNQQYYQQNLRRHHHLATLSFH encoded by the coding sequence ATGTTGTACGAAAAAGTTTCCATGCAAGacgaaaagaaaatgaaagtgaAGAAAGGATGGCTAGCAGTTCAAGTCGGATTAGAAGAAGAAGGTGGATTTCAACGGTTTGTGATTCCGATATCGTACTTGTATCATTCTCTGTTCAAACGACTTCTCGATAAGGCGCATGAGGTTTACGGGTACCATACAAATGGTCCGTTAATTCTTCCTTGTTCCATACGTGATTTTCTTCATCTGAAAGCACGTATTGACAAGGAAGTGAATAATCAGCAATATTATCAGCAGAATCTACGGCGTCATCATCATCTCGCTACTTTGTCTTTCCATTGA